One genomic region from Sphingobacterium multivorum encodes:
- a CDS encoding two-component regulator propeller domain-containing protein, with protein MNRLLSSRQALILIFILILVHTSTLTDAQFPKEMNKGLSNSSVKSIFQDSQGFMWFGTYDGLNRFDGYDIKTYRNQLNNENSIPHNYIYCIAEDHNKKLWIGTGQGIGIYDRNFDTFTRLNYIDQKTKRSYHLNADTKSIQIDSDNNIYIGTNGWGLFYKSHQEAHAIQIAFKDYKSNLSTLYYHVSATHIDATGRIWVFIEGNGLYVFDKKTQQLNLVSKAITSATCMASTNSGELFIGNYEGLFVWKIKDHMFSALYPQELKSSQINMLTLEGQNKLWLATQNNGIFILNLSHGKAANKNDLQPVQFSLNSKTIYTIYIDSQRKIWIGTGKGGIETIDNNGYKFNYLQQKHYAGFNLAHKFVRSFVEYDNKIWIGTEGDGLYVWDNKTNQVQSFQKEPQQLPDNTVNHLLTGTNGDLWIATERGITSYAKGSGFKYYICRTPNGVVNNSVQLLFKDQDEKIWAATFSEGRVYTYNPTSDQFEVFSEDIYDINCMIDDKQGNIWMGNYNEIIQLNKKTRKSARYLIGKPVRAIQLGKNNRLWLGTEGKGLLAFDSKSKKIVENYSTNEGLSNNAVLNILEDKTGKLWLSTFNGLSKFDPSTRKIVRYEETDGLQSNEFSYGAALKLKDGHLLFGGNNGFNIFDADSIKLKIYDPALAITSLKINNKKMTEQSDRVDIGKDNAIHKLTLPYNQSTFSLEFAALEFDSPQKIKYRYRLEGLDKQWNDAGSTRSINYNGLHEGNYTLLIQSTDSEGKWTNKQIKLDIQILPPWYRSWWAYLLYTLAIIYMGLWYLRYRRRQIALNYEIQLSKFTIQKERELNEKRHAFFTNISHEFRTPLTLIINPIKDLLKTNKESEDRASLQVVHRNAKRLLSLVDQLLVFRKTEDGAEQLKTSIFDCQSFMKEIFLYFAAQAKLQKIDYQFQEDSGPVFVNADKEKIEIILCNLISNAFKFTPSDGAIHIALSQQGQELTIQIKDSGKGIPEHLGDRIFDKYFSDPLNGPKKQTGFGIGMYLVKTFVEMHTGKISYTSSATAGTTFNLVLPIVAQRMPAEEPLADVAPHNESGIQMLYDAQVVTETAPTFPTAISSKKFSILLVDDDDAIRSYLADIFKAEYTIYSAHNGVQALAMIKGKQPDLVISDIIMEEMDGLSLCKAVKSNATLNHIQIILLTSSTSDSTKLAGIQYGADDYIHKPFDSEILSLRVKTLLQNKKNLQDFFLNAITLQSNELKIPITDKLFIERCIEIIEENLLEELTVISLAEKTGMSHSSLYKKIKTISGKSINEFIRSVRLKKAAEMLILTDSKINEVANLTGFYDQRYFRQQFSKLFGHTPSDYVKKYRKAFQNEFHVDRH; from the coding sequence TTGAACAGACTCCTATCTTCTCGTCAGGCCTTGATCCTGATATTCATTCTCATCCTTGTTCACACAAGCACGTTGACCGACGCGCAATTCCCCAAGGAAATGAATAAAGGTTTATCGAATAGTTCAGTAAAATCTATATTTCAGGATAGTCAGGGCTTTATGTGGTTTGGCACCTACGACGGACTAAACAGGTTCGACGGCTATGATATAAAAACCTATAGAAATCAGCTAAATAACGAAAACAGCATTCCACATAATTATATCTATTGCATAGCAGAAGACCATAATAAAAAATTATGGATAGGAACTGGTCAAGGAATTGGAATATACGACCGAAATTTTGATACCTTCACCCGTTTAAATTATATAGACCAAAAAACAAAACGGTCATACCATCTCAATGCCGACACGAAATCCATTCAAATCGACAGTGACAATAATATTTATATCGGCACAAACGGCTGGGGGCTATTTTACAAAAGTCATCAAGAAGCACATGCCATTCAAATTGCTTTTAAAGATTATAAATCGAACCTATCCACCTTATACTACCATGTATCGGCCACACATATTGACGCGACCGGCCGAATATGGGTCTTTATAGAGGGAAATGGCTTATATGTGTTCGACAAAAAAACTCAGCAGTTGAATCTTGTATCGAAGGCTATTACGAGTGCAACCTGTATGGCTAGCACAAACAGCGGTGAACTCTTTATTGGTAATTACGAGGGGCTATTTGTTTGGAAAATCAAAGACCATATGTTTTCGGCCTTGTATCCGCAGGAGCTTAAATCGAGCCAGATCAACATGCTGACGCTGGAGGGGCAAAACAAACTTTGGTTAGCCACCCAAAACAATGGGATTTTTATACTTAACCTATCTCATGGAAAAGCAGCAAACAAAAATGATCTACAGCCCGTACAATTTTCACTGAATAGCAAAACCATTTATACGATTTACATAGACTCCCAACGTAAAATATGGATTGGCACCGGAAAGGGCGGCATTGAGACCATTGATAACAATGGCTATAAATTTAACTATTTACAGCAGAAACATTATGCAGGATTTAACTTAGCACACAAATTTGTACGTTCTTTTGTTGAGTATGATAACAAGATCTGGATTGGTACCGAAGGTGATGGCCTTTATGTATGGGATAACAAGACTAATCAGGTTCAGTCTTTTCAAAAAGAACCACAGCAATTGCCAGACAATACGGTAAACCATCTTTTGACCGGAACTAACGGAGACCTATGGATCGCAACCGAAAGAGGCATAACGAGTTACGCAAAAGGCTCGGGTTTTAAATATTATATTTGCAGGACGCCAAATGGGGTCGTAAATAACAGTGTACAGCTGCTTTTTAAGGATCAGGATGAGAAAATCTGGGCAGCGACATTTTCTGAAGGAAGAGTATATACATATAATCCGACAAGCGACCAATTTGAAGTCTTCAGCGAAGACATCTATGATATCAATTGCATGATTGATGATAAACAAGGGAATATCTGGATGGGGAATTACAATGAGATCATACAGCTAAACAAGAAGACACGAAAAAGCGCCAGATATTTAATCGGAAAACCTGTTCGTGCCATTCAGCTCGGAAAAAATAACAGACTTTGGTTAGGAACAGAAGGTAAAGGGCTCTTGGCATTTGATAGCAAATCAAAAAAGATTGTCGAAAATTATTCCACAAATGAAGGTTTGAGTAACAATGCCGTACTTAATATTTTGGAAGATAAAACCGGAAAACTATGGTTAAGCACCTTTAATGGCCTTTCGAAGTTCGATCCTTCCACTAGAAAAATTGTACGATACGAGGAAACGGATGGGCTTCAAAGTAACGAGTTTTCCTATGGGGCAGCGCTTAAGCTCAAAGATGGCCATCTTCTTTTCGGAGGAAACAACGGTTTTAACATCTTTGATGCAGATAGTATCAAACTGAAAATTTATGACCCTGCATTAGCAATCACCAGCCTTAAAATTAACAATAAAAAGATGACAGAACAGAGTGACCGGGTCGATATTGGAAAAGATAATGCGATACACAAACTGACCCTCCCCTACAATCAATCCACGTTTTCGCTGGAGTTTGCCGCTTTGGAGTTTGATTCGCCACAAAAGATAAAATATAGATACCGCTTGGAAGGTTTAGACAAGCAATGGAACGATGCCGGTTCTACCCGATCGATAAATTACAATGGTCTACATGAAGGAAATTATACCCTGCTTATTCAATCGACCGACTCGGAAGGCAAATGGACGAATAAGCAGATTAAGCTCGATATTCAAATTCTCCCGCCTTGGTATAGAAGCTGGTGGGCCTACTTGCTTTACACGCTGGCTATTATCTATATGGGGCTATGGTATCTGCGCTACCGGAGGAGGCAAATCGCTTTAAATTATGAAATACAGCTTTCAAAATTCACCATCCAAAAGGAAAGAGAACTCAATGAAAAGAGGCACGCATTTTTTACCAATATATCGCATGAATTTAGAACACCGTTGACTTTAATTATAAATCCGATTAAAGATCTGCTGAAGACCAATAAAGAGTCTGAAGACAGGGCTTCCCTTCAGGTTGTACACAGGAACGCCAAAAGGCTGCTGAGCTTGGTGGACCAGCTGCTTGTATTTAGAAAAACAGAGGATGGTGCCGAACAGCTCAAAACCAGCATTTTCGACTGCCAAAGCTTTATGAAAGAAATATTTCTATATTTCGCGGCCCAGGCAAAATTACAAAAGATAGATTATCAGTTCCAGGAAGATTCCGGTCCGGTCTTTGTCAATGCGGACAAAGAAAAAATTGAGATCATCTTATGCAATCTCATATCAAATGCTTTTAAATTTACGCCTTCCGATGGCGCTATTCATATTGCTCTATCGCAACAGGGTCAGGAATTAACCATTCAGATCAAGGACTCGGGAAAGGGTATCCCCGAACATCTTGGCGATAGAATATTCGACAAATATTTTTCGGATCCATTGAATGGCCCCAAAAAACAAACGGGATTCGGGATCGGCATGTACCTGGTCAAAACTTTTGTTGAAATGCACACCGGAAAAATAAGTTATACCAGTTCAGCAACAGCGGGAACAACATTCAACCTCGTTTTGCCTATCGTAGCACAACGAATGCCGGCCGAAGAACCATTGGCAGATGTAGCGCCCCACAACGAGTCGGGAATTCAAATGCTATACGATGCACAAGTGGTGACGGAAACCGCTCCCACATTTCCAACGGCTATATCAAGCAAAAAATTTAGTATTTTATTGGTTGACGACGACGATGCGATCCGCAGCTATCTTGCCGACATTTTTAAGGCAGAATATACAATCTATAGTGCCCATAATGGCGTTCAGGCATTAGCTATGATTAAGGGAAAACAACCTGATCTGGTCATAAGTGATATTATTATGGAAGAGATGGATGGATTGTCACTCTGCAAAGCCGTAAAATCTAATGCTACGCTCAATCATATTCAAATCATCCTGCTTACCTCAAGTACCTCTGACAGTACGAAGTTAGCCGGAATTCAATATGGTGCCGATGATTATATCCACAAGCCATTTGATTCGGAGATATTGTCGCTTCGGGTCAAAACATTACTGCAGAACAAAAAGAACCTTCAGGACTTTTTCCTTAACGCGATTACATTACAGTCCAATGAGCTAAAAATACCAATCACAGACAAGCTATTCATAGAACGGTGCATTGAAATTATTGAAGAGAACCTACTGGAAGAATTGACCGTTATAAGCCTTGCCGAAAAAACGGGAATGAGTCATTCTTCACTCTATAAAAAAATTAAAACGATTTCAGGCAAATCGATCAATGAATTTATCAGGTCGGTACGACTCAAAAAGGCTGCAGAAATGCTTATATTGACAGATTCGAAAATTAATGAAGTAGCTAACTTAACAGGTTTTTACGATCAGCGCTACTTTAGACAGCAGTTCAGCAAATTGTTTGGCCATACACCATCCGACTATGTCAAAAAGTACCGAAAAGCATTTCAGAATGAATTCCATGTCGATCGGCACTAG
- a CDS encoding nuclear transport factor 2 family protein gives MKTLVKTFAAAALIVVSTFAMAAEGPGSKSEKANINLSTADLALDHYVAVTTEGESAGVEQLFAEDFNQKIQSSNVQNHSRSEVVKSLKKQKGEKLNCIVSTDILEVSADYMVSKVTLKFENFTKTDLVTLERVGNDWKVSKSINSYK, from the coding sequence ATGAAAACCCTAGTAAAAACATTCGCAGCAGCAGCCTTAATCGTCGTATCAACATTCGCTATGGCAGCTGAAGGACCAGGTTCGAAATCAGAGAAAGCTAACATTAACCTTTCTACAGCAGACTTGGCGCTCGACCACTATGTTGCGGTGACGACAGAGGGCGAATCTGCAGGAGTAGAGCAGTTATTCGCCGAAGATTTCAATCAAAAGATCCAATCATCCAATGTACAAAACCACAGTAGGAGTGAAGTGGTTAAATCCTTGAAAAAGCAAAAAGGAGAGAAGCTGAACTGTATAGTGAGCACCGATATCCTGGAAGTGTCAGCAGACTATATGGTTTCTAAAGTAACCTTGAAATTTGAAAACTTCACTAAAACAGATTTAGTTACCTTGGAGCGTGTGGGCAACGATTGGAAAGTATCCAAATCGATCAATTCTTATAAATAG
- a CDS encoding tetratricopeptide repeat protein translates to MSYNYLKYLFTGTLSALLVTGYAQEVGKQQKDKKEKPQQQSVQSGAGEVQTMDSIDVVRDYRPMLADAVKVRRSPDMTLINRDAIETELRQIATATYLAQQKYKQAYYHELMQRHSDASQSNIDNYRISYLAYGAGEYKRASGMLEAIKPSDAFYQGAIMTLGHIALETGDKQAARNAFVKATKLDLDRQVKADALFNYAKILFAMDSTQAAQKVLEKYIAQEVKPIDPGSKRKESAETLSAEILRGTTNFHAGVSMLESLKERGREVNAIYQKVTYYRGLEFYNERAFENSISMFMRSEKFPVNAEMAALATYWKAEAMYEVRKFGEAVENFSEFLSLPVARNTDVYNYANYGLAYAAYRNNRFELAAKYFERFLAAGGNTVDQNIRYDVIARLGDSYLCLRDYGRANKYYDQLINSKAPNQDYALFQRGILFGLQGNNETKLSTLRSVLKQFPSSNYADDAAFEIPYTYFTMGDYGRAIEGLQAMVEKYPRSSYIPRALMTIGLVQYNNDEPEAAKATFEKVVEKYTRTAEAEQAMRFIENIYLDQGDASSYIRYAVGTNVSNLSPAELDNMAFQAAQSLFARGEYGAAVEAINAYFDKFPKPKQEKFARYIRGVSSYRTGHPQEALHDLNIILNDWTSKYSENTLLTVAALYLDLKEYNEAIVHLKKLELNEEYKKNYGYAVTNLMVCYFELGDMEQMAKYVSLIKNYNGATEEEIAKAHLYSGKALLKDKNVAAAMKEFNLAALKSQSAVGAEARYRVALMQYDNKEYDKALETAFDVINNREAQEYWVAKSFLLLADAYARKGNTFQAKSTLKSVIDNYDKNDDIVPAAKERLQKLK, encoded by the coding sequence ATGAGCTACAACTATCTTAAATACCTTTTTACAGGAACACTTTCGGCTTTGCTGGTTACAGGCTATGCGCAGGAAGTGGGTAAACAGCAGAAAGATAAGAAAGAGAAACCACAGCAGCAAAGTGTGCAAAGTGGCGCTGGTGAAGTTCAAACCATGGATTCCATTGATGTCGTACGTGATTACCGGCCCATGCTGGCTGATGCCGTTAAGGTACGCCGCAGCCCGGATATGACGCTTATCAACCGTGATGCTATTGAGACCGAACTGCGCCAGATTGCCACTGCCACCTATTTAGCACAGCAAAAATATAAACAGGCCTATTACCACGAATTGATGCAACGGCATTCGGACGCGTCACAAAGCAATATCGATAATTATCGCATCAGCTACCTAGCTTACGGGGCCGGCGAATACAAAAGAGCGAGCGGTATGTTGGAGGCCATAAAACCTTCGGATGCCTTTTATCAGGGGGCCATCATGACCTTAGGTCATATCGCACTGGAGACGGGCGACAAGCAAGCTGCACGTAATGCTTTTGTCAAAGCAACAAAGCTGGATTTGGACCGGCAAGTGAAGGCCGATGCGCTGTTTAACTATGCTAAAATCTTGTTTGCAATGGACTCCACCCAAGCTGCGCAAAAAGTCCTCGAGAAATATATCGCCCAGGAAGTGAAACCTATCGATCCGGGTTCAAAAAGAAAGGAAAGTGCGGAAACATTATCCGCTGAAATTCTTCGGGGGACGACCAATTTCCACGCTGGTGTCAGTATGCTGGAATCGTTAAAAGAGCGCGGTCGGGAAGTCAATGCGATCTATCAAAAGGTAACCTACTACCGAGGATTGGAGTTTTATAATGAGCGTGCTTTCGAAAATAGCATATCCATGTTTATGCGATCTGAAAAGTTTCCGGTCAATGCTGAAATGGCAGCTCTTGCGACCTATTGGAAAGCAGAAGCCATGTATGAAGTGCGCAAATTTGGTGAAGCTGTAGAAAACTTCTCCGAGTTTCTAAGCCTGCCCGTCGCTCGGAATACTGATGTCTATAATTATGCCAACTATGGGCTGGCGTATGCGGCATACCGAAACAACCGTTTTGAGTTGGCAGCCAAATATTTTGAACGCTTTCTGGCTGCTGGAGGAAATACGGTGGATCAAAATATACGCTATGATGTTATTGCACGTCTAGGTGATTCGTATTTGTGTCTGCGCGACTACGGTCGGGCAAACAAGTACTACGATCAGCTCATCAACAGCAAAGCACCCAACCAGGATTATGCCTTATTCCAGCGCGGTATCTTATTTGGTCTGCAAGGCAACAACGAAACCAAGCTTAGTACGTTGCGGTCAGTGCTGAAACAATTTCCATCTTCCAACTATGCAGATGATGCGGCCTTTGAAATTCCTTACACTTATTTCACGATGGGTGATTATGGCCGCGCTATCGAAGGGCTGCAAGCAATGGTCGAAAAGTATCCCCGTAGCAGTTATATTCCCCGCGCCTTAATGACCATAGGGCTCGTGCAGTACAATAACGATGAGCCCGAAGCGGCGAAAGCGACTTTCGAGAAGGTGGTGGAGAAATATACCCGAACTGCTGAGGCAGAGCAGGCCATGCGTTTCATTGAAAACATCTACCTCGATCAGGGGGATGCTTCAAGCTATATCCGTTATGCCGTGGGTACCAATGTCAGCAATCTGAGTCCTGCGGAATTGGATAATATGGCTTTTCAGGCCGCACAGTCTCTATTCGCCAGGGGAGAATACGGAGCCGCTGTGGAGGCGATCAATGCGTATTTCGATAAATTTCCAAAACCCAAACAAGAAAAATTCGCCCGTTACATCCGTGGGGTGAGTTCGTACCGTACTGGGCATCCACAGGAAGCACTGCATGATCTGAATATCATCCTGAACGACTGGACGAGCAAGTATTCAGAAAATACCTTGCTGACGGTGGCTGCGCTGTACCTGGACCTCAAGGAATACAACGAGGCCATTGTGCACCTCAAAAAATTGGAGCTCAACGAAGAATATAAAAAGAACTATGGCTACGCAGTAACGAACCTGATGGTGTGTTACTTCGAACTCGGCGATATGGAGCAAATGGCCAAGTACGTAAGTCTGATTAAGAATTACAACGGCGCAACCGAGGAAGAAATTGCGAAAGCGCATCTGTACAGTGGGAAAGCCTTGCTAAAAGATAAGAATGTAGCGGCTGCCATGAAAGAATTTAACCTGGCTGCGCTGAAGAGCCAGTCGGCAGTCGGCGCAGAGGCGCGCTATCGCGTGGCACTAATGCAGTATGATAACAAAGAATATGATAAAGCGCTGGAAACAGCCTTTGATGTGATCAACAATAGGGAAGCACAGGAATACTGGGTGGCCAAGAGCTTCCTATTGCTTGCTGATGCCTATGCGCGTAAGGGCAATACCTTCCAAGCGAAGAGTACCTTGAAAAGTGTGATTGACAATTATGATAAAAACGATGATATTGTGCCCGCGGCGAAAGAGCGCTTACAGAAACTGAAGTAA
- a CDS encoding nuclear transport factor 2 family protein — translation MKSFVRNCTAVALIALSTFTMAAERVGDKSEKTNINLSTAGLALDYYLAVTTKGESAGVQQLFTDDFNQKIQANSRLTYSRSAVINSLKNQNGEKLNCKVNIKIVEKSGDYMIAKIALKFDNFSMTDLVTLVYENGDWKVSRSIHSYQ, via the coding sequence ATGAAATCATTCGTAAGAAATTGCACTGCAGTAGCTTTAATTGCCTTGTCCACATTCACCATGGCAGCTGAAAGAGTGGGAGACAAATCAGAAAAGACAAACATTAATCTTTCCACGGCAGGCTTAGCGCTGGATTACTATCTTGCAGTCACCACCAAGGGGGAATCGGCAGGCGTGCAGCAGTTGTTTACGGACGATTTCAACCAAAAGATACAGGCTAACAGTAGATTGACGTATAGTCGCAGTGCTGTGATTAATTCGTTGAAAAATCAAAATGGAGAAAAGCTGAATTGCAAGGTGAATATCAAAATCGTCGAAAAATCAGGAGATTATATGATTGCAAAAATCGCACTGAAATTTGACAACTTTAGCATGACAGACCTCGTAACATTGGTTTACGAGAATGGCGATTGGAAGGTGTCCAGGTCAATTCATTCCTATCAATAA